The genomic window GTCAGTGCAAATGATTCAGGATTTTGGATTCTCGAACTGGAACGACGCTCCGAATTCTCCCGAATTCGGCTACGCTTGACAGGGAGCTTGGGAGCGTGAGGAGGGAGAGTCCGGATTCTACCGATTTCGCTAGTGGAGGTGTAAAAAGGTTTTGTGTCCCCGACCCGTCGGGGTTTGTGCAGTCCTGATGGATCAGAGCGTTTTTGAGTTCGGCATCTGCCGAACGGTGTGTTGTGAATCCAGGATTCAGTATCTAATACAATCATTCGTTTGAAACCGGAACTGCAGTACTGTCAGGGATTGTGCGGTGTCAGCAGATGACATACCCAACGGCCCCGCAAACCACTTGCCAGTGAAAACGGAACTGCTCAAACTCAGAGGCATGAATGTCGGCATATACATCTACGAGAATGCGGAGGTCCTCGACTTCTCCGGCCCCTTTGAAGTCTTTGCAACGGCCTCCCGTCTCCACGATGGCAAAGCCCCCTTCGACACCTTTCTGGTCAGTGAAAACGGAGGAACTGTCACCGCACGTGCGGGATACCGTGTGAATGCTGCCTATAGCCTTCATAATCACCCCTCGCTCGACGTGTTGCTCGTCGTCGGGGGTCTGCACGAAGGCGAGCTGACGAAGCCCGGAGTCATTCGATGGATCGCCCAGCAAGCCGAATCTGCTCACCTCGTCGCTTCCGTCTGCACAGGGGCCTTCCTGCTCGCCGAAGCCGGCCTGCTCAGCGGACGCAGCGTCAC from Puniceicoccaceae bacterium includes these protein-coding regions:
- a CDS encoding DJ-1/PfpI family protein, with the protein product MNVGIYIYENAEVLDFSGPFEVFATASRLHDGKAPFDTFLVSENGGTVTARAGYRVNAAYSLHNHPSLDVLLVVGGLHEGELTKPGVIRWIAQQAESAHLVASVCTGAFLLAEAGLLSGRSVTTHWEDLPDFRKRYPHLDVREGIRWVDDGNLVTSAGISAGIDMSLHLVAKLHISILLNALLVKWTSTGRAKASPPQAPPTDSECIPIFLQ